The sequence TTTTCATATTCTTTTTTTGTAAGTTTTTTATCTTGCCAGCTAACTTCTGGCCAACAAGATCTACAAGCTTTATACAGTGTTTCTACTAAGCTTATCTTTGGAATAGAAATAGAAGCAGGTTTTGGTGCTTTAGTCTTGAATATTTCCATCCAAAGCTTCGCTGGTGGATCGAGAAGTATTTCTCCGTGTTGAAGAAGACTTCCCTTCTGCCAAACTTGCGCACTACCTATACGTTTATTACCAAGAGGGTCAATAAGGTCAGCGAGAGTTGAGGTGGAAAAACAATTTTTTTCTGAAGGATTAGCTGATTGATTTCCAAATATTAGAGGAAGGCCTAGGTCTGCAAACCCTTTAATTAACCATTGACTAGCTAGATAATAAGCTTCACGTTTTCTTCTGGGTGGTGATCGCCAAATAAGTGCATATGTAAGACCTCCAGAATGCAATACTGCAT comes from Prochlorococcus sp. MIT 1307 and encodes:
- a CDS encoding lipoate--protein ligase family protein, yielding MNQSISKKGHYFPIMHMSGPNQMATDMMLLEKVKLNSDISIALRFYQWKGLCLSVGKNQKKLPSNWIDLAKRKEIKIIRRPSGGNAVLHSGGLTYALIWRSPPRRKREAYYLASQWLIKGFADLGLPLIFGNQSANPSEKNCFSTSTLADLIDPLGNKRIGSAQVWQKGSLLQHGEILLDPPAKLWMEIFKTKAPKPASISIPKISLVETLYKACRSCWPEVSWQDKKLTKKEYEKITINSMKYALNINQPDLSINPAESIASTASGRANPSG